AGGTTGGTCACCGCCTCGCTGGTGTCCTGGGGCAGCGGTACCCCGTGCCCGAGGGCCCGCTTGATCTGGTCCATGTAGAAGCCATGGACCGCGATGAGGTCCAACAGTTCCCGGATCTGATCCTGCGCCACGAATCCCCCGCCCGAAGCTGCAAAGTGGCTCTGGGAGAGCGAGACGGCGTGCAGTGTAGCGCATGGCGGGGGATGAGTACAGAGCGCTGAGAGCAGAGTGCGGAGTAACCAGGCGCACGCGACCACGGTTTCCGGGTCACAGCCTCCCGTGACTGGGCTCACTGAACAATATCGAAGCTCCGTACAAACTCGGGCGGTCGCCAGTCTCTAGCACCCGCCCCTGTCCGGCTGATCGCTTTCGGGGAGGATCCCGATGGGCACCGAACCGCTGCCGCTCAAGCTCTCCGACGGCTCACGGATCGGAGTGATCGGGGGCGGCCCCGCCGGCTCCTTCTTCAGCTACTTCTTCCTGGAAATGGCGCGGCGCATGGAGCTGCAGGTGTCGCTGGACATCTACGAGCCGCGGAATTTCTCCGTGGCCGGCCCGGGCGGTTGCAACATGTGCGGCGGCATCGTCTCCGAGTCCCTGGTGCAGAACCTGGCTTCGGAAGGCATCACGCTGCCGGAGAGCGTGGTGCAGCGCACCATCAACTCCTACGCCCTGCACATGGATGTGGGCAGCGTCACCATCTCCACGCCGCTGCAGGAGAAGCGGATCGCGTCGGTGCACCGCGGCGGCGGTCCGCGCGGCCAGGCCCCCCGGAAGTTCGGAGGGCTGGACGGACATCTCCTCGGCCTGGCGGTCAAGAAAGGGGCCCGAGTGGTGAATAGCCGGGTGGAGCGGGTGGAACGCCAAGACGGCCACCTCCAGCTGATCCCCGCGGGCGGGCCCCCGGCGAGCTATGACTTCGTGGCCGTGGCTTCGGGGGTGAACAGCCCGGCCAGGATGCTGGAGCCGCTGCACCTGGCGTACCGCCCTCCCCGGACCACCAAGACCTACATCTGCGAATACTGCTTCGGGCGCGACCTCATCCGGCAGGAGATGGGGACGTCCATGCACGTCTTCCTGCTCAACCTGCCGCGGCTGGAGTTTGCCGCGCTCATCCCCAAGGGAGATTACGTGACGCTCTGCCTGCTGGGGCGCGACCTGGACCGGCAACTAGTGCAGTCGTTGCTGGACACGCGGGAGATGAAGGAAGTCCTGCCCGCGAACTGGAAGCAGCCGGAGGATTACTGTCACTGCTCCCCCAAGATCAGCACCGACACGGCGGTCGAGCCTTTCGCCGACCGCCTGGTGTTCATCGGCGACTGCGGCACCACCCGGCTGTACAAGGACGGCATCGGCGCCGCCTACCGCACCGCCAAGGCAGCCGCCAAGACGGCGATCTTCAAAGGCATTGCGGCGGAGGACTTCCGCCGCCACTACTGGCCGGTGTGCCGGCAAATCCACCAGGACAACCTCATCGGCCGCCTGGTGTTCGCCGTCACGCGCCTGATCCAGGGGCAGGGATTCGCGCGCCGCGGCATCTGGCGCATGGTCTCCAAGGAGCAGCAAACCCCGGGCTCCTCGCTGCGCATGAGCACCATCCTGTGGGACACGTTCACCGGCAGCGCCCCCTACAAGTCGGTGCTGCGGCGGGCGTTGCATCCGGGGTTCCTGGCGCGGCTCCTCTGGGAGATGCTGGCCGGGTTCTGGGTCGCCAACCACCACAAGAAGGAAGCGAGGGCGCTATGAGATCGGGCATCCTGGGAAAGATGTATCGCGACGGCGAGATCATTTACCGCCAGGGCGAGATGGGCGATTCCATGTACGTGGTGGAGAGCGGCCAGGTCGAGCTGCTGCAACGCAAGGACGACAAGGAATACTGCCTGGCGATGCTCGGCCCGGGAGAGTTCTTCGGACTGTCGGCGCTGTTCGCGCAGGATGTGCGCTCCGCCACCGTGCGCGCCGTGGGTGAAGACACCTGCGTCCTCCGCCTGCAACGCAAGGCCTTCATGAAGCGCGCCCACGAGGACGCCTCGTTCATGGTCAACATGGTGGAGAAGCTGATCCAGCGCATCCGCGAGCTGGAAGCGTCCCTGGTGCGCGTCGGGGAGCAGCCATACGCCCTGGACTTGCAGGCCACCGCGGACAAGGACCACACTCGCACCTAGTCGCGCCCCACTACAATCCGCCAGAATCATCGAGAGAGACGCCCTTACGGGCGTCTCCGCTGGAATGCGGGTACAATCCCGGAGCATGAAGTCCCTCGACGAATACCTGCGCGACGCCGAGCAGGCCCACGGGCATCTCTGCGCCGGGCAGGTGCTGGGGGTGCGGCTGGCCATGCTGGGGCTGGAGAAGCTGGGCATCGAGGACCCGCGGGGCAAGGACCGCAAGCGGCTGGTCACCTTCGTCGAGATCGACCGCTGCGCCACCGACGCGGTGGCGGTGGTCACCGGCTGCCGCCTGGGCAAGCGGGCGCTGAAGTTCCGCGACTGGGGCAAGGTCGCCGCCACCTTCGTGGACGTCGCCAGCGGCAAGGCGGTGCGCGTCGTGGCCCGGGAGTCGTCCAAGACCCTGGCCCGGCAGATGCATCCCGAGATCGAGAACAAGAACCAGCAGCAGATGCTGGCCTACCGCGAGATGAAGACCGAGGACTTGTTCGACGTGCAGTGGGTCAAGGTGGAACTGCCGCCGGAGGAGTTCCCCGGCTACAAGGGGGAGCGCATCGTCTGCCAGCAGTGCGGCGAGGGGAACAACTTCAGACGTGAGGTTCGCCGAGACGGACGCGTGCTGTGCCGGGGTTGCGCGGGAGAACGCTACTACACACCTCTCGAATAGAGAGGATTGCCTGACACTTCGCCCGCAGCGCTCTTCTCACCTACCTACAAGAAGCCAAACCAGCTCCGAAGGTCGCAGAACGGCTCTAAGTCGTTTTTTGATTCAATCCTGTTGCCGGGCAAGATATCCACCGTAGCGCTCCCACAATAACCACCCTCCGCATAGCCAACTACGGTTTCGGAGTGCGGCTTATCATGGGAGTCCACGAACTCCACGTTGACGTGGCACTCCGTGACAGGCTGAACGAAGGTGCGCTTCCGGTCACCCGGTTTGAGGTCAGGGAGGCGATATCGCTCCCCCCGCTCCTCCACTTTCACGGCAACGCTACGCAGTGTCCCGTCCGTGCGATTGCTAACCACAACCTGGATCCCGAAACGAGAGCGTACGGCGACGCCTGCTAGGTAGAGGAACAGTAACCCGGCAATCGTCAGGACTATCGGCCGAGATTTGCGCGAGTGGGGCAAGCAAACACCGACGTTGCGTCGCTCCGGCATTGTAGCGCCAGACGAAAGGCGCAACTTCCGCTGCGCTTTGTTTGCCGGGCTGCCGGGGTCGGCCGGCCTACGGAAGCTTATCGCTTGGCGTCGGAGTCCTCGAACTTGGTCGGCCGCTTGGTGCTGGTGGTGGTCGTCTTCTTGGTGGTCGTCGTTGTCGTCGGCTGCTTGGTAGTGGTCGTATTCGCCTGAGTCGGCTTCCTGGTCGGATAAAGCACCGGCTTGGTGCCGGTCTTGGTGGTGGTGGTGGTCGTAGTCGTGGTGGTGGTCTTAGCCGTCGTCGTGGAAGGATGCTTTCGGTGGGTGCTCTTATGAAGGGAAGCGGGCGGCCCGGCAAGTATCGTTGGTCGTAGCCCGGCCGAGGTTCCTTCGCTCCGCTCAGGATGCCGCCTGCGAGCTCAGACGCCCGCAAAGCGGCGGCACTCGTAGGCGTGGGCCAGGCGGAGCACGCTGCTCTCGTCGAAGTGGCGGCCCAGGATCTGCACGCCGATGGGCAGGCCGCTCGAGGAATCTCCACAGGGCACGGAGATGCCGGGAATACCGGCGAGGTCGGCGGTGACGGTGTAGATGTCGGCCAGGTACATGGAAAGCGGATCGTCCACCTTCTCGCCGAGTTTGAATGCGGGGGTGGGCGAGGTAGGGGTGACGATGACGTCCACTTTCTTGAAGGCGTCTTCGAATCCGCGGGTGAGCAGGGTGCGCACGCGCTGCGCCTTCAGATAGTAGGCGTCGTAGTAGCCGGCGCTGAGGGCGTAGGTGCCGAGCATGATGCGGCGCTTGACCTCGGGGCCGAAGCCCTCGTCGCGGCTGCGGCGATACATGTCGGAGAGTGACTTCACGCGGGCGGCGCGATGGCCGTAGCGCACGCCGTCGTAGCGCGCCAGGTTCGCCGACGCTTCCGCCGTCGCCACCAGGTAGTAGGTGGGAATGGCATATTCGGTGTGGGGCAGCGAGATGTCCACCACCTCGCAGCCGAGCTTGGCCATGTGCTGGAGGGCGGCCTCGATGGCGCGGCGGACGTCGGGGTCCAGCCCCTCGCCGAAATATTCCTTGGGCACGCCGACCCTCATTCCCTGCACCGGCTTGCCGATCTCTTGCACGTAATCGGGGACGGCCACGTCGGCGGAGGTGGAGTCGAGCGGGTCGCGGCCGGCGATGGTCTTTAGCAGAATGGCGGAATCCTTCACCGTCTTGGTGAGGGGGCCGATGTGGTCGAGTGAGGACGCGAAGGCGATCAGGCCATAGCGGGAGACGCGTCCATAAGTGCCCATCATGCCGACCACGCCGCAGAACGAAGCCGGCTGGCGAATGGAGCCGCCGGTGTCGGAGCCGAGGGCTGCCACGCAGAGGTTGGCGGCCACCGCCGCCGCCGAGCCGCCGGAGGAGCCTCCGGGCACGCGGCTCTTGTCGCGCGGGTTGCGCACCGGCTTGTAGGCGGAGTTCTCGTTCGACGAGCCCATGGCGAATTCGTCGCAGTTGGTCTTGCCCAGGATGACCGCGCCGGCGTCTTCCAGGCGCGCGACCGCGGTGCAATCGTAGGGCGGGATGAAGTCCTTGAGGATCTTCGAGCCGGCGGTGGTGGGGATGCCCTTGGTGACCATCACATCCTTGATGGCGATGGGGACTCCCGCCAGCGGAGGAAGCCGGTCACCCTGGTCGGCCAGCTTGTCCAGGCGCGCGGCTTGGGCCAGCGCGCGCTCCTTGCACAGATGGAGATAGGCGCCGATGTCGCCGTCCTCGGCTGCGATCTTCTTGTAGAACTCCTCGGCCAGGCGGACGGCGGAGAACTGGCGCTCGCGAAAGGCCAGACGCGTGCTCTCAACGGTAAGCAAGTTCAAGTCCATGGCAGACTTTAGTGAACGAATTCTCCTTCCGTCGGAGAAGAGGGCTCCGCAAGCTCCTCGTTGAAGCACCTTCTGATTTCCTGAAGCGTTACTTGGCGATCCACTCCCCTTTCCTTGTAGACTGCATCCGCGATATGGCGTGCTGCGTCGGACAGGAGAATTCCCCAGCCAATCGCCTCTCTATCTCCCCAGGTGCCTACGTTGAGAGTGCAATGAAGCCCTTCATTAGCAACCCACGCACGGAGCATCTCGCGTGATTTCGGGTCAGTGAAGACGTGAGGAGGAATTGATAGCTCTTTAGGTTTATCTTTCATAAACGTCCCAATTTATTTCTCGATCACCTTGGGAACCTTGAAGAATTCGCCGTCGGTCTCGGGGGCATTGCGCAGAGCGTCCTCGCGGGGGATGGAGGGCCGGGTCTGGTCGGGACGCATGGCCGACTGGGGCGCCATGCCTGCCGACACCTGGGCCATGGGCGGAACGTCGGTGGTGTCCAGCTGGTTGAGGCGGTCGATGTATTCCAGGATGGAGTTCAGGTCGCGCAGCATGCGCTCCCGCTCCGCTTCGGTCAGCTCCAGGTTGGCGAGATCGGCGACGTAAAGGACGTCTTCGCCGGTGACCTTCATGCCCGGTGCGAGGCCTTCTTCTCCGGCAGCACGAACTCGATGCGCTGCACCTTCTTGCCCAGCATGGAGTCCAGCCCCAGCAGGTACTGGGGCACGAAATCGCTGAGCTGGCTCCGCCAGGTCGCGTCCGGGACACGGACCCTCAGCACGCCATCCGTTAGCCCGAGGACGCTGGTGCGCTGCGCGACGTGGGAGCCCGCGACGAGCTGCCAGGCGATGCGTGCCGCGTCTTCGGCCGGCGCGCGGCGCAGGATCTCGGCGACGATGCGGTGGTATCCGAGGCGGGCAGGCTCAAGCCCGGACTCCACATGATTTGGCTGGTGACGGACCGCCGAAGCTCTCACGGCAGTTCCCCCTGAACGAATTAGCAACGCATTCTAGCACCAATCGAGCGGATAGGCTCAAGTCAAAATTGTGGATATTCATGAAAATCGCCGGCCGAAACCCAGGCGCCGAGCGGGGTTCCGACGGTCACCTGCCCCGATTACCACCGTACATTGACCGGCCGGATGAAGCGACATAGTATCGGCCCAGTCGGGATGACCCGAGGGTGGTGATGGAAAACGCATCAGTGCACGAACTGAACTTCGTCCCCCTGCAAGGGGCGGTATTGTGCGCGGACTGCGAGATCATCACCGAGAGCCATAGCGGACGCTGCCGGGTCTGCGGCGGGGGCGCGCTGCTCAGCCTGGCGCGGGTGCTGGGCGGTCCCCTCGGCCCACAACGCGCCGTCCTGCTGGACCCCGCGGAAGCGGAGATGAACCGGCTGATCGAGGACTTGATCGAGTCGGCCTACCCGAGCGAAGAGGACGCGGACGAAGAGACCGCTGCCTGAGCCTTACGCTCTGTTGAAAATCGCAACAACCTATCGTGGAAAGCTGCCGGCGACGAAGGAGAGCGCCTGGTCGCGGGTGGTGAGTGTGCCCTCCAGCTGCCCATCCTCGACCGCGGAAAGGATCTCCTTGAAACGCGGCCCCGGCTGGTAGCCGACGGCGATCAGGTCGTCGCCGGTAATCAGCGGCCGGGGGTGGATCTGCTCCGCCGGCGTCTCCTCGAACTGCTTCCTGGAGAAATCGTAGAGGGTCAGGTCGCCGTGGCTGGCGAGGCAGTCGAGGCGATGCAGCTCCAGATGTTCCTCGAAGCGGTCGAGGCGCAGAAAGCGCTTGAGGGTGGACTGCTTCATCTTCAGGACGTCGGCGAAGCGCAAGTGGTTGGCGACCAGGGCGGCGATCTGCCCGGTGTCGTCGTTGGACATGCGCAGGCGCTGGGCGATCTCCTCCGCCATGCGGGTGCCGACCTCGACATGGCCGTCGAAGCGGATGCGGTCGGGCGCCACCCGGAAGGTGGAGGGCTTGCCGACATCGTGCAGCAGCGCGCCCCAGGCCAACGTGCGCGAGCAGCCGGGCGTCAGTCCCTCGAGCAACAGGAGAGTGTGCACCCACACGTCGCCCTCGGGGTGAAACTGCGGAGGCTGGGCCACGCCCTTCATCTTCTCGATCTCGGGGAGCAGTTCGTGCACCAGGCCGCTGGCGTCGAGCAGTTCGAAGGCGCGGCGGGCGCGGCCCTCGGTGAGCATCTTGGTGAGCTCATCGCGCACCCGCTCGCGGCTGACCTGGCGGATGGCGGGAGCCAGGCGGCGGATGGCGTCGAAGGTGACGCCGTCGATCTCGTATTGGAAGCGGGCGGCGAAGCGGACGGCGCGCAGCATGCGCAGCTTGTCTTCATCGAAGCGGCGCTCCGGCGGGCCGATGGTGCGCACCACCCGGCGCTCCAGGTCGGCGCGCCCGCCCACGTAGTCGAGCACCTGATCGCCGCTGGCCAGCGGGTCGAGCAGCAGGCCGTTGATGGTGAAGTCGCGGCGCTGCACGTCCTCCCGCGGGTCGCGGGTATAGCGCACCTCATTGGGATGGCGGCCATCGGTGTAGAGGCCGTCGCTGCGGAAGGTGGCGACCTCGATGGCGTTGGGGTACTCGGTGGGGCCGGGCGGCTGCTCTCCTTTTTCCATCGGGACCAGCACCACCCCGAACTGCGCGCCCACCGCCCAGGTGTGGGGGAAGATCTGCATGACGCGGTCGGGGAGGGCGTCGGTGGCCACGTCGTAATCGGCGGGCTCGCGGCCCAGCAGCAGGTCGCGCACGCATCCGCCCACGAGGTAGGCCTGGTGGCCGTGCTCGCGCAGAGTGCGGACGATCGCGGTCGCGTGCTCTCTGGCCGACGCCATGGGAGCAACTTTACCGCAGAGAGCGCAGAGAACGCAGAGAAGGGTTGGGCTTTTATACTGGTAAATGGTGGGTGGAGCAGCCTCCACCCGCTGTCAGCCGACGACTAACGACTAACGACCGACGACCCTTATGGCGTACATCCTGGGCATCGAGAGCTCCTGCGACGAGACGGCGGCGGCGGTAGTGCGCTCCGGCGAGCACGTGGAGTCGAACGTGGTGGCCTCGCAGATCGCGGTGCACCATCCCTTTGGCGGGATCGTGCCCGAACTGGCTTCGCGCGAGCACCTGCGCGCCATCGTGCCCGTGGTCCGGAGCGCGCTGCAGCAGGCCCGGCAGAGCTTCGAGTCGGTGGACGCCATCGCGGTCACGCAAGGACCGGGGCTGGCAGGGTCGCTGCTGGTCGGCGTCAGCTACGCCAAAGCGCTGGCCTTCGCCCTCGACAAGCCGCTCATCGCCGTCAACCACCTGGAAGGGCACATCCACGCTGTTCTGCTGGAAGAAAAGCAGAAGGGGCACCGCGACATCGCCTTCCCGGTGCTGGCGCTGGTGGTGTCGGGCGGGCACACACATCTTTATCTCGCCGAGGAGCACGCGCGGGGCTGGACCTACGAGAACATCGGCCAGACCCGCGACGACGCCGCCGGCGAAGCCTTCGACAAGGTGGCCAAGCTGCTGGGGCTGGGATATCCCGGCGGGCCGGTGATTGACAAGCTGTCAAAGCACGGCGACCCGAGCGCGGTGCACTTCCCCCCGGCGCATATCAAGGGGCGGGTGCGCGCCGGGCGCAGCAAGGCCAAGGGCGACACCACCTACGACTTTTCGTTCAGCGGCATCAAGACGGCGGTGCTGCGCTACGTCGAGACCCACAACATGCAGGCGGCGGTGGAGGGGCGGCGACGGGCGCTGGCCGCCAACCCCAAGCCGCATTTGCAGGATTATCTCGATGCCTGCGACCAGCCGACGCTGGACCTGGTGGCATCGTTCCAAAAAGCGGTGGTGGACGACCTGGTGGGCAAGACGCTGGCGGCGGCCAGCGAGCTCGACGTCGGGACGCTGTTCGTCACCGGCGGGGTGGCCGCCAATAGCGAGTTGCGGGCCCGTTTCGAGGATCAAGCGGCCCAGGCGGGCCTGCCGGTGCACTTCCCCTCCCTGCGCCTTTCCACCGACAACGCCGCCATGATCGCCGCCGCGGCCTATCCGAAATTCCTGGCCAGGGATTTCGCGCCGCTGGAATTCTCGGCGGAAGCGGGGTTACGACTTCGGTAACGATGAGGGCTGTGGTCGAACGTAATCTGGCCCGCGCGCGTCGTTGAGGGATAATGGTTGCCGGGGGTGGCTCATGAAACGGATCAAGACCCTCGTGGTCGTAGCGGTTCTCGCCTTCGCGGCCCTGGCGGGCTGGAAGGTGGGCACCTGCGAACTCGCCAATATGGAGCTGCAGGAAGACATGCTGAACCTGGCTTCCGGGGTCGGCGGCAGCTATGCCAAATACAATTCGCCGCATACGGATGAAGACTTTCGCGAGGCCGTCATCCGCGACGCCCGGGAACACGACATCCGGCTCCAACCGTCGCAGGTGACAGTCCGGCACACCGGCTCGGGCTCCGGGCAGGATTCGACCCTATACCTGGCTGCGGATTACAGGGTCCCGGTGGACGTGCTCGGGTACTCGTTCGTGATGCATTTCACCCCAACGAGCGAAAAGCGACTCTTCTAGCCGGATCTTTGCGCCGCTGGAGTTCTCGGCGGAGGCGGGACTCAGGCTACATCAAGTCTGAGAAGGGCGATTGTCAGCCGCCGATCTGAGCGGGCTCTCGCGGACAAATAGAAAGGGCCGTGACATTGGTTACGCTCTAGCCGCCAACTCCGGCGAGGGAGTCAGCTGCGTGGAGTCGTGCACCATCACAGCCCCTTGATGCAACCGCCGCTTTCGCGGCCCCGAGCCCCGGCGCTTCCTCGCAGAAGCGGCCGGTTTTTTCGGGTTCGGGAGCCGACCGGGTCGCCCCGGCTGGCTGATCACCCAGCCTACTTCGGACTAGCAAAAGTGAATTCGCTAACCCTTTCGACCGTCGACGGGCCTCACACTAATCACTGCCGCAAAAGCTGTCAATGCCCGTGTTTGGTGCAATTCTGGGCTTTTTCGGCCTGTTTGAGGCAAATTCCGTGGGGATTTCCTCATTCCGGGAACGCGAGACATTCCCATGCATCAGCCAGCGGGCCTCTTACGCAGAGCCGATCCTGGCCCTTGCACCAATGTAGGGCTGCACCATTCTTCAGCAGACGAGCTGTGGAAAACGCGCCGCCGGACTCACCCACAGAAAAAAAAGTAGCGTTAGAGTGCGGAGTAGTCGCAACCACCGAGGCCGAGGACCCGGGTCCCAGCAGAGAGCGAGGCCGCCCGTGAAAGACCAATTCGACACTTTGATCATGCAGATCTACAGAGGCGGGATCCGCTACCGGGAAGCGCTTCGCGAGTTCAAGAAGACCTTCATCACCGTCGCCTTGGAGGAAAACAAGGGGAACATCTCGCGCGCGGCCCCGAAGCTGGGGCTGCACCGCAACACTCTGAGCCGCATGATCGGTGAGTTGGAGCTGGACGTTGGTCGGCTGCGCGCCCTGCGCCGGCCGCCCGGCAAAGTGTCCGCCATCCCGGAAAGGAAAGCGGCTCGCTGAGCCTGCGACCCCGGCCTGAGCCATAATGTGCGTCGGACCCGGTGCGATGACACGGCCAGGCGCGCTACTCGCGTTTCTCTTCTCGGTTTGCATTTGCTGCAGCGCCCAGGCTCCGCCCGAGCCGCTCGCCATCACGACCGAATCGCTCCCCCGGGCCACCCTACGCCAGAACTACGTTTTCGAGTTGAAGGCGCGCGGCGGAGTGCCGCCGCTGAACTGGGAGGTGGTGAGCGGCAGTCTGCCCCCGGGGATCACGCTCGACCGCGCCTCGGGACGCCTGGCGGGAGCAGCGGGGTCAGTGGGCGAATTCCGTTTCACGGTGAAGCTCAGCGACGCAGCGCAGCCACCCCATACCGTGGCCCGGGAATTCGCCCTCAAAGTGGCAACGCCGCTGACCGTGGAATGGAAGCTCTATCCGCGAGTGGAAGGAAACAACGCCATCCGCGGGGCGGTCGTGGCCACCAACGGCACCGACGATGCCTTCGACATGACCTTCATCGCCGTGGCCGTGAACGAGATCGGCAAGGCCTTCGCCCTCGGCTACCAGCACTTCTGGCTGGCTCCCGGCGGCGTTAGCCCGCAACTGGACTTCGGTTCCACACTCCCCGCCGGCAGCTACGTCGTGCACGTGGATGCGGTGGGAGAAGTGCCTTCGCGCAACGCCATCTACCGCGCCCGTCTGCAGACACCCGCTCCCTTGGGCCTGATCGGGCTGCCATAGCAGAGGGGGCCCGGATACACTAAGCGGCGGGGGAACGCTACCGATGATCAGCCTGGCCACCTTCCGCGAACTCTATCGCTACAACTACTGGGCGCGCGACCGTCAGCTGGCGGCCTGCGCCCACCTGACCGAAGAAGAGTTCAGGCGCCCGATGGGTAACAGCTTTTCGTCGGTGCGCGACACCCTGGTCCACCTGCTGCAGGTGGAATGGATCTGGCTGGAGCGCTGGAACCTGCGGGCGCCGAAGGTCTGGCCGTCGGACGCGGGTCTCACCGGGCTGGCCCAGG
The DNA window shown above is from Terriglobales bacterium and carries:
- a CDS encoding cyclic nucleotide-binding domain-containing protein, with the translated sequence MRSGILGKMYRDGEIIYRQGEMGDSMYVVESGQVELLQRKDDKEYCLAMLGPGEFFGLSALFAQDVRSATVRAVGEDTCVLRLQRKAFMKRAHEDASFMVNMVEKLIQRIRELEASLVRVGEQPYALDLQATADKDHTRT
- a CDS encoding FmdE family protein; the protein is MKSLDEYLRDAEQAHGHLCAGQVLGVRLAMLGLEKLGIEDPRGKDRKRLVTFVEIDRCATDAVAVVTGCRLGKRALKFRDWGKVAATFVDVASGKAVRVVARESSKTLARQMHPEIENKNQQQMLAYREMKTEDLFDVQWVKVELPPEEFPGYKGERIVCQQCGEGNNFRREVRRDGRVLCRGCAGERYYTPLE
- the gatA gene encoding Asp-tRNA(Asn)/Glu-tRNA(Gln) amidotransferase subunit GatA, with amino-acid sequence MDLNLLTVESTRLAFRERQFSAVRLAEEFYKKIAAEDGDIGAYLHLCKERALAQAARLDKLADQGDRLPPLAGVPIAIKDVMVTKGIPTTAGSKILKDFIPPYDCTAVARLEDAGAVILGKTNCDEFAMGSSNENSAYKPVRNPRDKSRVPGGSSGGSAAAVAANLCVAALGSDTGGSIRQPASFCGVVGMMGTYGRVSRYGLIAFASSLDHIGPLTKTVKDSAILLKTIAGRDPLDSTSADVAVPDYVQEIGKPVQGMRVGVPKEYFGEGLDPDVRRAIEAALQHMAKLGCEVVDISLPHTEYAIPTYYLVATAEASANLARYDGVRYGHRAARVKSLSDMYRRSRDEGFGPEVKRRIMLGTYALSAGYYDAYYLKAQRVRTLLTRGFEDAFKKVDVIVTPTSPTPAFKLGEKVDDPLSMYLADIYTVTADLAGIPGISVPCGDSSSGLPIGVQILGRHFDESSVLRLAHAYECRRFAGV
- a CDS encoding DUF5076 domain-containing protein, which encodes MKDKPKELSIPPHVFTDPKSREMLRAWVANEGLHCTLNVGTWGDREAIGWGILLSDAARHIADAVYKERGVDRQVTLQEIRRCFNEELAEPSSPTEGEFVH
- the gatC gene encoding Asp-tRNA(Asn)/Glu-tRNA(Gln) amidotransferase subunit GatC, translated to MKVTGEDVLYVADLANLELTEAERERMLRDLNSILEYIDRLNQLDTTDVPPMAQVSAGMAPQSAMRPDQTRPSIPREDALRNAPETDGEFFKVPKVIEK
- a CDS encoding DciA family protein, producing MRASAVRHQPNHVESGLEPARLGYHRIVAEILRRAPAEDAARIAWQLVAGSHVAQRTSVLGLTDGVLRVRVPDATWRSQLSDFVPQYLLGLDSMLGKKVQRIEFVLPEKKASHRA
- a CDS encoding CCA tRNA nucleotidyltransferase, translated to MASAREHATAIVRTLREHGHQAYLVGGCVRDLLLGREPADYDVATDALPDRVMQIFPHTWAVGAQFGVVLVPMEKGEQPPGPTEYPNAIEVATFRSDGLYTDGRHPNEVRYTRDPREDVQRRDFTINGLLLDPLASGDQVLDYVGGRADLERRVVRTIGPPERRFDEDKLRMLRAVRFAARFQYEIDGVTFDAIRRLAPAIRQVSRERVRDELTKMLTEGRARRAFELLDASGLVHELLPEIEKMKGVAQPPQFHPEGDVWVHTLLLLEGLTPGCSRTLAWGALLHDVGKPSTFRVAPDRIRFDGHVEVGTRMAEEIAQRLRMSNDDTGQIAALVANHLRFADVLKMKQSTLKRFLRLDRFEEHLELHRLDCLASHGDLTLYDFSRKQFEETPAEQIHPRPLITGDDLIAVGYQPGPRFKEILSAVEDGQLEGTLTTRDQALSFVAGSFPR
- the tsaD gene encoding tRNA (adenosine(37)-N6)-threonylcarbamoyltransferase complex transferase subunit TsaD, translating into MAYILGIESSCDETAAAVVRSGEHVESNVVASQIAVHHPFGGIVPELASREHLRAIVPVVRSALQQARQSFESVDAIAVTQGPGLAGSLLVGVSYAKALAFALDKPLIAVNHLEGHIHAVLLEEKQKGHRDIAFPVLALVVSGGHTHLYLAEEHARGWTYENIGQTRDDAAGEAFDKVAKLLGLGYPGGPVIDKLSKHGDPSAVHFPPAHIKGRVRAGRSKAKGDTTYDFSFSGIKTAVLRYVETHNMQAAVEGRRRALAANPKPHLQDYLDACDQPTLDLVASFQKAVVDDLVGKTLAAASELDVGTLFVTGGVAANSELRARFEDQAAQAGLPVHFPSLRLSTDNAAMIAAAAYPKFLARDFAPLEFSAEAGLRLR
- a CDS encoding helix-turn-helix domain-containing protein; the protein is MKDQFDTLIMQIYRGGIRYREALREFKKTFITVALEENKGNISRAAPKLGLHRNTLSRMIGELELDVGRLRALRRPPGKVSAIPERKAAR
- a CDS encoding Ig domain-containing protein, producing MTRPGALLAFLFSVCICCSAQAPPEPLAITTESLPRATLRQNYVFELKARGGVPPLNWEVVSGSLPPGITLDRASGRLAGAAGSVGEFRFTVKLSDAAQPPHTVAREFALKVATPLTVEWKLYPRVEGNNAIRGAVVATNGTDDAFDMTFIAVAVNEIGKAFALGYQHFWLAPGGVSPQLDFGSTLPAGSYVVHVDAVGEVPSRNAIYRARLQTPAPLGLIGLP